The following coding sequences lie in one Sorghum bicolor cultivar BTx623 chromosome 6, Sorghum_bicolor_NCBIv3, whole genome shotgun sequence genomic window:
- the LOC8066821 gene encoding uncharacterized protein LOC8066821, producing MEVGIEAARWVVGKALGSAAGGVLEAWAASSELGTNIRALRMELLYAQGMLNNARGHGHGHGCGLEDFHNPGLEELLQELRGLAYNADDALDEVDYFRIQDELDGTYHAADEHDGGCLRNHALNARHAAKGIAKMLGRMSSSPRSAGRGNRDEPSEGTRGVSCGAWPCRGHGSPDDDDEQEDEASRGVTCRAWPCGRASRPQPTQPRLQSTNQGNREEEVQKGCLQKLASGACNTVNIVGKHLPCNSVSSPNSNMASNGRRFLCCVRPNNRAPQRELAIKTPKLKFDRVEMSKKIKEITEQLKPV from the coding sequence ATGGAGGTCGGCATCGAGGCGGCGCGCTGGGTggtcggcaaggcgctgggctCTGCGGCCGGCGGGGTGCTGGAGGCGTGGGCGGCGAGCTCCGAGCTCGGCACCAACATCCGCGCCCTCAGGATGGAGCTGCTGTACGCGCAGGGCATGCTCAACAATGCCCGTGGCCATGGCCACGGCCACGGCTGCGGCCTGGAGGACTTCCACAACCCGGGACTGGAGGAGCTGCTGCAGGAGCTCCGGGGCCTAGCGTACAACGCCGACGACGCGCTGGACGAGGTCGACTACTTCCGCATCCAGGACGAGCTCGACGGCACCTACCATGCCGCCGACGAGCATGATGGGGGCTGCCTCCGCAACCACGCCCTCAATGCTCGCCATGCTGCCAAAGGTATAGCTAAGATGCTTGGGAGGATGTCCTCATCCCCACGCTCTGCTGGCCGCGGCAACCGTGACGAGCCAAGTGAAGGCACGAGAGGTGTCTCCTGTGGAGCTTGGCCATGCCGTGGCCATGGATCacctgacgacgacgacgagcaaGAAGACGAGGCAAGCCGAGGAGTCACATGTAGAGCTTGGCCGTGTGGGAGGGCTTCAAGGCCGCAGCCCACGCAGCCACGGCTGCAGTCGACCAACCAGGGCAACCGGGAGGAGGAGGTTCAAAAAGGATGCTTGCAAAAGCTTGCTTCTGGAGCTTGCAACACCGTCAACATCGTCGGTAAACACCTTCCTTGCAACTCTGTTTCTTCGCCCAACTCcaacatggcatcaaatggacgGAGATTCCTCTGCTGTGTTCGTCCTAATAACAGGGCACCACAAAGAGAACTCGCCATAAAAACACCAAAGCTCAAGTTTGATAGGGTTGAGATgtccaaaaagataaaagagaTCACAGAACAGTTAAAGCCTGTGTGA